A stretch of Lepidochelys kempii isolate rLepKem1 chromosome 14, rLepKem1.hap2, whole genome shotgun sequence DNA encodes these proteins:
- the LOC140898389 gene encoding uncharacterized protein isoform X3, translating to MPVTFEEVAVYFTEGQGALLDPAQRALYRDVMQENHETVTSLAGERTVSENKEENQQQEGPGQVEPQERFLRKAEENFSQGLEQGNTWGDRHSSEMQLGNHPRKKLDKSTGCGRGCKDPKETTVQQTSHNEEKPYNCVDCGKRFRFSANLLRHWRTHTGEKSYECLDCGKSFREKSNFITHQSLHTGEKPYKCLECGKSFSQRSYLMSHHRTHTGEKPYKCLDCGKSFSRKLCLIVHQRLHTGEKPYKCFECGKSFRQWSQLMSHHRTHTGEKSYKCLDCGKSFSRKLCLIVHQRVHTGEKPFKCLECGKTFRHRSNLIKHQRIHTSDKPYKCLDCGKSFINRIKLTSHHRIHTGERPHKCFDCGKSFIHKSRLIVHQRVHTGERPFICCECGKSFIRSAELIRHQITHTGERPFKCRECGKSFNHNSALITHQRTHSGERPYGCLECGKGFIENSALTRHRRIHTGERPYKCQECGKSFSVKSTLNTHQKTHTGEKPHKCLDCGKSFIQKSKLSVHQREHTGERPYKCLDCGKTFIKCSDLIKHQSIHTSDKSYKCLDCGKSFTDRIKLTSHQRLHTGESPHKCFDCGKRFIHKSRLIVHQRVHTGERPFQCRECGKSFSQSATLITHQRTHTGEKPYGCLECGKSFIASSALTNHRRIHTGERPYKCHECGKTFRYRSNLTKHGRIHIGETHYKCLECGKRFADRTKLTVHQRIHTGERPHKCLDCGKSFIQKSKLILHQRVHTGERPFKCLECGKSFIEQSQLILHQRVHTGERPFICCKCGKSFIRSTALITHQRTHSGERPYKCLECGKSFSQSSNLIAHKRTHTGERPYKCLDCGKTFSQRPHLTKHGRIHTGERPSKCLDCGKSFSKTSELTKHQRMHKGERP from the exons atgccggtgaccttcgaggaggtggctgtgtatttcaccgaggggcagggggctctgctggaccccgctcagagagccctctacagggacgtcatgcaggagaaccatgagacggtgacctcgctgg caggtgagAGGACAGTGAGTGAGAACAAGGAGGAGAATCAGCAGCAGGAAGGTCCTGGGCAAGTGGAACCCCAGGAGAGGTTTTTGAGAAAAGCTGAAGAGAATTTTTCCCAGGGCTTGGAGCAGGGAAATACCTGGGGAGATCGACACAGCTCAGAGATGCAGCTGGGAAACCATCCCAGGAAGAAACTGGATAAATCCACTGGATGTGGCAGAGGATGCAAGGATCCCAAGGAAACCACAGTCCAGCAGACAAGTCACAATGAAGAGAAACCCTACAACTGCGttgactgtgggaaaagattCCGTTTCAGTGCAAACCTTCTTAGACATtggagaacccacacaggagagaagtcCTAtgaatgcttggactgtgggaaaagcttccgtGAGAAGTCAAACTTTATTACACACCAGAGTctgcacacaggagagaaaccctataaatgccttgagtgtgggaaaagttttagtCAGAGGTCATATCTTATGTCACATCacagaacccacacaggagagaagccctataaatgcttggactgcgggaaaagcttcagtagGAAGCTATGTCTTATTGTACACCAGAGactgcacacaggagagaaaccctataaatgctttgagtgtgggaaaagttttaggCAGTGGTCACAGCTTATGTCACATCacagaacccacacaggagagaagtcctataaatgcttggactgtgggaaaagcttcagtaggAAGCTATGTCTTATTGTACACCAGAGAGtacacacaggagagaaaccctttaaatgccttgagtgtgggaaaactttcCGTCACCGCTCAAACCTTATtaagcatcagagaatccacacaagcgacaaaccctataaatgcctcgactgtgggaaaagtttcattaaCAGAATAAAACTTACTAGTCATcacagaatccacacaggagagagaccccataaatgctttgactgcgggaaaagcttcatACACAAGTCAAGACTTATTGTACATCAgagagtccacacaggagagagaccctttatatgctgtgagtgtgggaaaagttttattcGGAGCGCAGAGCTTATTAGACATCAGAtcacccacacaggagagagaccctttaaatgccgtgagtgtgggaaaagttttaatCATAACTCAGCGCTTATTACACATCAGCGAACCCactcaggagagagaccctatggatgccttgagtgtgggaaaggttTTATTGAGAACTCAGCGCTTACTAGACATaggagaatccacacgggagaaagaccctataaatgccaggagtgtgggaaaagtttcagtgtGAAATCAACCCTTAATACACATCAgaaaacccacacaggagagaaaccccataaatgcttggactgtgggaaaagcttcattcagAAGTCAAAACTTAGTGTACACCAGAGAGAACATACAGGAGAGAGACCATATAAGTGCcttgactgtgggaaaactttcatTAAGTGCTCAGACCTTATTAAGCATCAGAGTATCCACACAAGCGACAAATCCTATAAATGCctcgactgtgggaaaagtttcactgacAGAATAAAACTTACTAGTCATCAGAGACTCCATACAGGAGAGAGCCCCCATAAatgctttgactgtgggaaaagattCATACACAAGTCCAGGCTTATTGTACACCAGAGAgtgcacacaggagagagaccctttcaatgccgtgagtgtgggaaaagttttagtCAGAGTGCAACGCTTATTACGCATCAgcgaacccacacaggagagaagccctatggatgccttgagtgtgggaaaagttttattgCAAGTTCAGCCCTTACTAACCATaggagaatccacacgggagaaagaccctataaatgccACGAGTGTGGGAAAACTTTCCGATACCGCTCAAACCTTACTAAACATGGGAGAATCCACATCGGAGAGACACAttataaatgccttgagtgtgggaaacgtTTTGCTGACAGAACAAAACTTACTgttcatcagagaatccacacaggagagagaccccataaatgcttagactgtgggaaaagcttcattcagAAGTCAAAACTTATTCTACACCAGAGAgtgcacacaggagagagaccctttaaatgcttggagtgtgggaaaagcttcattgaGCAGTCACAACTTATTCTACACCAGAGAgtgcacacaggagagagaccctttaTATGCTGTaaatgtgggaaaagttttattcGGAGCACAGCGCTTATTACACACCAGAGAACCCactcaggagagagaccctataaatgccttgaATGTGGCAAAAGTTTTAGTCAGAGCTCAAATCTTATTGCACAtaagagaacccacacaggagaaagaccgtataaatgcttggactgtgggaaaactttcagtCAGCGCCCACACCTTACTAAacatgggagaatccacacaggagagagaccttctaaatgccttgactgtgggaaaagcttcagtaagACCTCAGAGCTGACCAAACATCAGAGAATGCACAAGGGTGAGAGACCCTAG
- the LOC140898389 gene encoding uncharacterized protein isoform X1, giving the protein MPVTFEEVAVYFTEGQGALLDPAQRALYRDVMQENHETVTSLGFPIPKPDLITRLERGEEPWVPDLQVSEESGSPRDTHTAGERTVSENKEENQQQEGPGQVEPQERFLRKAEENFSQGLEQGNTWGDRHSSEMQLGNHPRKKLDKSTGCGRGCKDPKETTVQQTSHNEEKPYNCVDCGKRFRFSANLLRHWRTHTGEKSYECLDCGKSFREKSNFITHQSLHTGEKPYKCLECGKSFSQRSYLMSHHRTHTGEKPYKCLDCGKSFSRKLCLIVHQRLHTGEKPYKCFECGKSFRQWSQLMSHHRTHTGEKSYKCLDCGKSFSRKLCLIVHQRVHTGEKPFKCLECGKTFRHRSNLIKHQRIHTSDKPYKCLDCGKSFINRIKLTSHHRIHTGERPHKCFDCGKSFIHKSRLIVHQRVHTGERPFICCECGKSFIRSAELIRHQITHTGERPFKCRECGKSFNHNSALITHQRTHSGERPYGCLECGKGFIENSALTRHRRIHTGERPYKCQECGKSFSVKSTLNTHQKTHTGEKPHKCLDCGKSFIQKSKLSVHQREHTGERPYKCLDCGKTFIKCSDLIKHQSIHTSDKSYKCLDCGKSFTDRIKLTSHQRLHTGESPHKCFDCGKRFIHKSRLIVHQRVHTGERPFQCRECGKSFSQSATLITHQRTHTGEKPYGCLECGKSFIASSALTNHRRIHTGERPYKCHECGKTFRYRSNLTKHGRIHIGETHYKCLECGKRFADRTKLTVHQRIHTGERPHKCLDCGKSFIQKSKLILHQRVHTGERPFKCLECGKSFIEQSQLILHQRVHTGERPFICCKCGKSFIRSTALITHQRTHSGERPYKCLECGKSFSQSSNLIAHKRTHTGERPYKCLDCGKTFSQRPHLTKHGRIHTGERPSKCLDCGKSFSKTSELTKHQRMHKGERP; this is encoded by the exons atgccggtgaccttcgaggaggtggctgtgtatttcaccgaggggcagggggctctgctggaccccgctcagagagccctctacagggacgtcatgcaggagaaccatgagacggtgacctcgctgg gatttcccattcccaaacctgacctGATCACccggctggaacgaggggaagagccgtgggtcCCGGATCTCCAGGTCTCTGAGGAAAGTGGGAGCCCGAGAGACACCCACACAG caggtgagAGGACAGTGAGTGAGAACAAGGAGGAGAATCAGCAGCAGGAAGGTCCTGGGCAAGTGGAACCCCAGGAGAGGTTTTTGAGAAAAGCTGAAGAGAATTTTTCCCAGGGCTTGGAGCAGGGAAATACCTGGGGAGATCGACACAGCTCAGAGATGCAGCTGGGAAACCATCCCAGGAAGAAACTGGATAAATCCACTGGATGTGGCAGAGGATGCAAGGATCCCAAGGAAACCACAGTCCAGCAGACAAGTCACAATGAAGAGAAACCCTACAACTGCGttgactgtgggaaaagattCCGTTTCAGTGCAAACCTTCTTAGACATtggagaacccacacaggagagaagtcCTAtgaatgcttggactgtgggaaaagcttccgtGAGAAGTCAAACTTTATTACACACCAGAGTctgcacacaggagagaaaccctataaatgccttgagtgtgggaaaagttttagtCAGAGGTCATATCTTATGTCACATCacagaacccacacaggagagaagccctataaatgcttggactgcgggaaaagcttcagtagGAAGCTATGTCTTATTGTACACCAGAGactgcacacaggagagaaaccctataaatgctttgagtgtgggaaaagttttaggCAGTGGTCACAGCTTATGTCACATCacagaacccacacaggagagaagtcctataaatgcttggactgtgggaaaagcttcagtaggAAGCTATGTCTTATTGTACACCAGAGAGtacacacaggagagaaaccctttaaatgccttgagtgtgggaaaactttcCGTCACCGCTCAAACCTTATtaagcatcagagaatccacacaagcgacaaaccctataaatgcctcgactgtgggaaaagtttcattaaCAGAATAAAACTTACTAGTCATcacagaatccacacaggagagagaccccataaatgctttgactgcgggaaaagcttcatACACAAGTCAAGACTTATTGTACATCAgagagtccacacaggagagagaccctttatatgctgtgagtgtgggaaaagttttattcGGAGCGCAGAGCTTATTAGACATCAGAtcacccacacaggagagagaccctttaaatgccgtgagtgtgggaaaagttttaatCATAACTCAGCGCTTATTACACATCAGCGAACCCactcaggagagagaccctatggatgccttgagtgtgggaaaggttTTATTGAGAACTCAGCGCTTACTAGACATaggagaatccacacgggagaaagaccctataaatgccaggagtgtgggaaaagtttcagtgtGAAATCAACCCTTAATACACATCAgaaaacccacacaggagagaaaccccataaatgcttggactgtgggaaaagcttcattcagAAGTCAAAACTTAGTGTACACCAGAGAGAACATACAGGAGAGAGACCATATAAGTGCcttgactgtgggaaaactttcatTAAGTGCTCAGACCTTATTAAGCATCAGAGTATCCACACAAGCGACAAATCCTATAAATGCctcgactgtgggaaaagtttcactgacAGAATAAAACTTACTAGTCATCAGAGACTCCATACAGGAGAGAGCCCCCATAAatgctttgactgtgggaaaagattCATACACAAGTCCAGGCTTATTGTACACCAGAGAgtgcacacaggagagagaccctttcaatgccgtgagtgtgggaaaagttttagtCAGAGTGCAACGCTTATTACGCATCAgcgaacccacacaggagagaagccctatggatgccttgagtgtgggaaaagttttattgCAAGTTCAGCCCTTACTAACCATaggagaatccacacgggagaaagaccctataaatgccACGAGTGTGGGAAAACTTTCCGATACCGCTCAAACCTTACTAAACATGGGAGAATCCACATCGGAGAGACACAttataaatgccttgagtgtgggaaacgtTTTGCTGACAGAACAAAACTTACTgttcatcagagaatccacacaggagagagaccccataaatgcttagactgtgggaaaagcttcattcagAAGTCAAAACTTATTCTACACCAGAGAgtgcacacaggagagagaccctttaaatgcttggagtgtgggaaaagcttcattgaGCAGTCACAACTTATTCTACACCAGAGAgtgcacacaggagagagaccctttaTATGCTGTaaatgtgggaaaagttttattcGGAGCACAGCGCTTATTACACACCAGAGAACCCactcaggagagagaccctataaatgccttgaATGTGGCAAAAGTTTTAGTCAGAGCTCAAATCTTATTGCACAtaagagaacccacacaggagaaagaccgtataaatgcttggactgtgggaaaactttcagtCAGCGCCCACACCTTACTAAacatgggagaatccacacaggagagagaccttctaaatgccttgactgtgggaaaagcttcagtaagACCTCAGAGCTGACCAAACATCAGAGAATGCACAAGGGTGAGAGACCCTAG
- the LOC140898389 gene encoding uncharacterized protein isoform X2, with the protein MPVTFEEVAVYFTEGQGALLDPAQRALYRDVMQENHETVTSLGFPIPKPDLITRLERGEEPWVPDLQVSEESGSPRDTHTGERTVSENKEENQQQEGPGQVEPQERFLRKAEENFSQGLEQGNTWGDRHSSEMQLGNHPRKKLDKSTGCGRGCKDPKETTVQQTSHNEEKPYNCVDCGKRFRFSANLLRHWRTHTGEKSYECLDCGKSFREKSNFITHQSLHTGEKPYKCLECGKSFSQRSYLMSHHRTHTGEKPYKCLDCGKSFSRKLCLIVHQRLHTGEKPYKCFECGKSFRQWSQLMSHHRTHTGEKSYKCLDCGKSFSRKLCLIVHQRVHTGEKPFKCLECGKTFRHRSNLIKHQRIHTSDKPYKCLDCGKSFINRIKLTSHHRIHTGERPHKCFDCGKSFIHKSRLIVHQRVHTGERPFICCECGKSFIRSAELIRHQITHTGERPFKCRECGKSFNHNSALITHQRTHSGERPYGCLECGKGFIENSALTRHRRIHTGERPYKCQECGKSFSVKSTLNTHQKTHTGEKPHKCLDCGKSFIQKSKLSVHQREHTGERPYKCLDCGKTFIKCSDLIKHQSIHTSDKSYKCLDCGKSFTDRIKLTSHQRLHTGESPHKCFDCGKRFIHKSRLIVHQRVHTGERPFQCRECGKSFSQSATLITHQRTHTGEKPYGCLECGKSFIASSALTNHRRIHTGERPYKCHECGKTFRYRSNLTKHGRIHIGETHYKCLECGKRFADRTKLTVHQRIHTGERPHKCLDCGKSFIQKSKLILHQRVHTGERPFKCLECGKSFIEQSQLILHQRVHTGERPFICCKCGKSFIRSTALITHQRTHSGERPYKCLECGKSFSQSSNLIAHKRTHTGERPYKCLDCGKTFSQRPHLTKHGRIHTGERPSKCLDCGKSFSKTSELTKHQRMHKGERP; encoded by the exons atgccggtgaccttcgaggaggtggctgtgtatttcaccgaggggcagggggctctgctggaccccgctcagagagccctctacagggacgtcatgcaggagaaccatgagacggtgacctcgctgg gatttcccattcccaaacctgacctGATCACccggctggaacgaggggaagagccgtgggtcCCGGATCTCCAGGTCTCTGAGGAAAGTGGGAGCCCGAGAGACACCCACACAG gtgagAGGACAGTGAGTGAGAACAAGGAGGAGAATCAGCAGCAGGAAGGTCCTGGGCAAGTGGAACCCCAGGAGAGGTTTTTGAGAAAAGCTGAAGAGAATTTTTCCCAGGGCTTGGAGCAGGGAAATACCTGGGGAGATCGACACAGCTCAGAGATGCAGCTGGGAAACCATCCCAGGAAGAAACTGGATAAATCCACTGGATGTGGCAGAGGATGCAAGGATCCCAAGGAAACCACAGTCCAGCAGACAAGTCACAATGAAGAGAAACCCTACAACTGCGttgactgtgggaaaagattCCGTTTCAGTGCAAACCTTCTTAGACATtggagaacccacacaggagagaagtcCTAtgaatgcttggactgtgggaaaagcttccgtGAGAAGTCAAACTTTATTACACACCAGAGTctgcacacaggagagaaaccctataaatgccttgagtgtgggaaaagttttagtCAGAGGTCATATCTTATGTCACATCacagaacccacacaggagagaagccctataaatgcttggactgcgggaaaagcttcagtagGAAGCTATGTCTTATTGTACACCAGAGactgcacacaggagagaaaccctataaatgctttgagtgtgggaaaagttttaggCAGTGGTCACAGCTTATGTCACATCacagaacccacacaggagagaagtcctataaatgcttggactgtgggaaaagcttcagtaggAAGCTATGTCTTATTGTACACCAGAGAGtacacacaggagagaaaccctttaaatgccttgagtgtgggaaaactttcCGTCACCGCTCAAACCTTATtaagcatcagagaatccacacaagcgacaaaccctataaatgcctcgactgtgggaaaagtttcattaaCAGAATAAAACTTACTAGTCATcacagaatccacacaggagagagaccccataaatgctttgactgcgggaaaagcttcatACACAAGTCAAGACTTATTGTACATCAgagagtccacacaggagagagaccctttatatgctgtgagtgtgggaaaagttttattcGGAGCGCAGAGCTTATTAGACATCAGAtcacccacacaggagagagaccctttaaatgccgtgagtgtgggaaaagttttaatCATAACTCAGCGCTTATTACACATCAGCGAACCCactcaggagagagaccctatggatgccttgagtgtgggaaaggttTTATTGAGAACTCAGCGCTTACTAGACATaggagaatccacacgggagaaagaccctataaatgccaggagtgtgggaaaagtttcagtgtGAAATCAACCCTTAATACACATCAgaaaacccacacaggagagaaaccccataaatgcttggactgtgggaaaagcttcattcagAAGTCAAAACTTAGTGTACACCAGAGAGAACATACAGGAGAGAGACCATATAAGTGCcttgactgtgggaaaactttcatTAAGTGCTCAGACCTTATTAAGCATCAGAGTATCCACACAAGCGACAAATCCTATAAATGCctcgactgtgggaaaagtttcactgacAGAATAAAACTTACTAGTCATCAGAGACTCCATACAGGAGAGAGCCCCCATAAatgctttgactgtgggaaaagattCATACACAAGTCCAGGCTTATTGTACACCAGAGAgtgcacacaggagagagaccctttcaatgccgtgagtgtgggaaaagttttagtCAGAGTGCAACGCTTATTACGCATCAgcgaacccacacaggagagaagccctatggatgccttgagtgtgggaaaagttttattgCAAGTTCAGCCCTTACTAACCATaggagaatccacacgggagaaagaccctataaatgccACGAGTGTGGGAAAACTTTCCGATACCGCTCAAACCTTACTAAACATGGGAGAATCCACATCGGAGAGACACAttataaatgccttgagtgtgggaaacgtTTTGCTGACAGAACAAAACTTACTgttcatcagagaatccacacaggagagagaccccataaatgcttagactgtgggaaaagcttcattcagAAGTCAAAACTTATTCTACACCAGAGAgtgcacacaggagagagaccctttaaatgcttggagtgtgggaaaagcttcattgaGCAGTCACAACTTATTCTACACCAGAGAgtgcacacaggagagagaccctttaTATGCTGTaaatgtgggaaaagttttattcGGAGCACAGCGCTTATTACACACCAGAGAACCCactcaggagagagaccctataaatgccttgaATGTGGCAAAAGTTTTAGTCAGAGCTCAAATCTTATTGCACAtaagagaacccacacaggagaaagaccgtataaatgcttggactgtgggaaaactttcagtCAGCGCCCACACCTTACTAAacatgggagaatccacacaggagagagaccttctaaatgccttgactgtgggaaaagcttcagtaagACCTCAGAGCTGACCAAACATCAGAGAATGCACAAGGGTGAGAGACCCTAG
- the LOC140898389 gene encoding uncharacterized protein isoform X4 yields MQLGNHPRKKLDKSTGCGRGCKDPKETTVQQTSHNEEKPYNCVDCGKRFRFSANLLRHWRTHTGEKSYECLDCGKSFREKSNFITHQSLHTGEKPYKCLECGKSFSQRSYLMSHHRTHTGEKPYKCLDCGKSFSRKLCLIVHQRLHTGEKPYKCFECGKSFRQWSQLMSHHRTHTGEKSYKCLDCGKSFSRKLCLIVHQRVHTGEKPFKCLECGKTFRHRSNLIKHQRIHTSDKPYKCLDCGKSFINRIKLTSHHRIHTGERPHKCFDCGKSFIHKSRLIVHQRVHTGERPFICCECGKSFIRSAELIRHQITHTGERPFKCRECGKSFNHNSALITHQRTHSGERPYGCLECGKGFIENSALTRHRRIHTGERPYKCQECGKSFSVKSTLNTHQKTHTGEKPHKCLDCGKSFIQKSKLSVHQREHTGERPYKCLDCGKTFIKCSDLIKHQSIHTSDKSYKCLDCGKSFTDRIKLTSHQRLHTGESPHKCFDCGKRFIHKSRLIVHQRVHTGERPFQCRECGKSFSQSATLITHQRTHTGEKPYGCLECGKSFIASSALTNHRRIHTGERPYKCHECGKTFRYRSNLTKHGRIHIGETHYKCLECGKRFADRTKLTVHQRIHTGERPHKCLDCGKSFIQKSKLILHQRVHTGERPFKCLECGKSFIEQSQLILHQRVHTGERPFICCKCGKSFIRSTALITHQRTHSGERPYKCLECGKSFSQSSNLIAHKRTHTGERPYKCLDCGKTFSQRPHLTKHGRIHTGERPSKCLDCGKSFSKTSELTKHQRMHKGERP; encoded by the coding sequence ATGCAGCTGGGAAACCATCCCAGGAAGAAACTGGATAAATCCACTGGATGTGGCAGAGGATGCAAGGATCCCAAGGAAACCACAGTCCAGCAGACAAGTCACAATGAAGAGAAACCCTACAACTGCGttgactgtgggaaaagattCCGTTTCAGTGCAAACCTTCTTAGACATtggagaacccacacaggagagaagtcCTAtgaatgcttggactgtgggaaaagcttccgtGAGAAGTCAAACTTTATTACACACCAGAGTctgcacacaggagagaaaccctataaatgccttgagtgtgggaaaagttttagtCAGAGGTCATATCTTATGTCACATCacagaacccacacaggagagaagccctataaatgcttggactgcgggaaaagcttcagtagGAAGCTATGTCTTATTGTACACCAGAGactgcacacaggagagaaaccctataaatgctttgagtgtgggaaaagttttaggCAGTGGTCACAGCTTATGTCACATCacagaacccacacaggagagaagtcctataaatgcttggactgtgggaaaagcttcagtaggAAGCTATGTCTTATTGTACACCAGAGAGtacacacaggagagaaaccctttaaatgccttgagtgtgggaaaactttcCGTCACCGCTCAAACCTTATtaagcatcagagaatccacacaagcgacaaaccctataaatgcctcgactgtgggaaaagtttcattaaCAGAATAAAACTTACTAGTCATcacagaatccacacaggagagagaccccataaatgctttgactgcgggaaaagcttcatACACAAGTCAAGACTTATTGTACATCAgagagtccacacaggagagagaccctttatatgctgtgagtgtgggaaaagttttattcGGAGCGCAGAGCTTATTAGACATCAGAtcacccacacaggagagagaccctttaaatgccgtgagtgtgggaaaagttttaatCATAACTCAGCGCTTATTACACATCAGCGAACCCactcaggagagagaccctatggatgccttgagtgtgggaaaggttTTATTGAGAACTCAGCGCTTACTAGACATaggagaatccacacgggagaaagaccctataaatgccaggagtgtgggaaaagtttcagtgtGAAATCAACCCTTAATACACATCAgaaaacccacacaggagagaaaccccataaatgcttggactgtgggaaaagcttcattcagAAGTCAAAACTTAGTGTACACCAGAGAGAACATACAGGAGAGAGACCATATAAGTGCcttgactgtgggaaaactttcatTAAGTGCTCAGACCTTATTAAGCATCAGAGTATCCACACAAGCGACAAATCCTATAAATGCctcgactgtgggaaaagtttcactgacAGAATAAAACTTACTAGTCATCAGAGACTCCATACAGGAGAGAGCCCCCATAAatgctttgactgtgggaaaagattCATACACAAGTCCAGGCTTATTGTACACCAGAGAgtgcacacaggagagagaccctttcaatgccgtgagtgtgggaaaagttttagtCAGAGTGCAACGCTTATTACGCATCAgcgaacccacacaggagagaagccctatggatgccttgagtgtgggaaaagttttattgCAAGTTCAGCCCTTACTAACCATaggagaatccacacgggagaaagaccctataaatgccACGAGTGTGGGAAAACTTTCCGATACCGCTCAAACCTTACTAAACATGGGAGAATCCACATCGGAGAGACACAttataaatgccttgagtgtgggaaacgtTTTGCTGACAGAACAAAACTTACTgttcatcagagaatccacacaggagagagaccccataaatgcttagactgtgggaaaagcttcattcagAAGTCAAAACTTATTCTACACCAGAGAgtgcacacaggagagagaccctttaaatgcttggagtgtgggaaaagcttcattgaGCAGTCACAACTTATTCTACACCAGAGAgtgcacacaggagagagaccctttaTATGCTGTaaatgtgggaaaagttttattcGGAGCACAGCGCTTATTACACACCAGAGAACCCactcaggagagagaccctataaatgccttgaATGTGGCAAAAGTTTTAGTCAGAGCTCAAATCTTATTGCACAtaagagaacccacacaggagaaagaccgtataaatgcttggactgtgggaaaactttcagtCAGCGCCCACACCTTACTAAacatgggagaatccacacaggagagagaccttctaaatgccttgactgtgggaaaagcttcagtaagACCTCAGAGCTGACCAAACATCAGAGAATGCACAAGGGTGAGAGACCCTAG